The Candidatus Cloacimonas sp. genome contains a region encoding:
- a CDS encoding GxxExxY protein: MSENEIAYKIRGAIYDVYNKLGPGLFESVYENALSYELKKRGLDVKSQVPINIIYDGIDMGAGFKMDLLIEDKVIMELKSVETLALVHHKQLLTYLKLTNLKLGILVNFNTSDINKSIIRKVNGL; encoded by the coding sequence ATGAGTGAGAATGAAATTGCCTATAAGATAAGAGGTGCTATTTATGATGTGTATAATAAACTTGGTCCTGGGCTATTTGAGTCGGTATATGAAAATGCCTTAAGTTATGAATTAAAGAAACGAGGATTAGATGTAAAATCTCAGGTTCCAATAAATATAATCTATGATGGAATTGATATGGGAGCTGGCTTTAAAATGGATTTACTAATTGAAGACAAAGTGATTATGGAATTAAAATCTGTTGAAACACTTGCTTTAGTCCATCATAAACAATTACTAACCTATCTAAAACTAACTAACTTGAAACTTGGTATACTCGTCAATTTTAACACTTCCGATATCAACAAAAGCATTATCCGAAAAGTAAATGGTCTTTAA
- a CDS encoding nucleotidyltransferase family protein — MNNKIKDLTIGLKDTIASALRQMDRINKKLLIVIENDKYYSMLSIGDLQRAIIRGIDLNTEIKTILRDYAVVVSETDNIEQIKQRMLQRRNEYMPIISTEGKITDVVFWEDIFKEQEKLKKGNINLPVVIMAGGIGSRLKPLTNVFPKALIPIGEKTILEQIIDSFLEYQCENFYISVNYKSDMIKYYLNSLNNHNYNIHYIEEKEFLGTAGSIKLARKFIDSTFFVSNCDILIDDDYANILDFHKESKNEITIVAAIMQSSIPYGVLETNNEGQLIEINEKPEYYYKINSGLYILEPSVFKYIPENKLFHITDLIKLLMEQKRRVGVFPVSKESWTDMGNWDEFLKQARIK, encoded by the coding sequence ATGAATAATAAAATTAAAGATCTTACCATCGGATTGAAGGACACTATTGCTTCAGCATTAAGGCAGATGGATAGAATTAATAAAAAACTCCTAATAGTAATAGAAAATGATAAATATTATAGTATGTTAAGCATTGGAGATCTTCAGAGAGCTATTATTAGAGGGATAGATCTAAACACTGAAATTAAAACAATCCTTAGGGATTATGCTGTAGTTGTTTCAGAAACAGATAATATTGAGCAGATAAAACAGAGAATGTTACAAAGACGGAATGAATATATGCCCATTATATCTACCGAGGGAAAGATAACAGATGTAGTTTTTTGGGAAGATATTTTTAAAGAACAGGAAAAGCTAAAGAAGGGAAATATCAATCTACCAGTGGTAATAATGGCTGGAGGTATTGGCTCACGGTTAAAGCCCTTAACAAATGTCTTTCCGAAAGCATTAATCCCAATTGGGGAAAAAACAATTCTGGAACAAATAATAGATAGTTTTCTGGAATACCAGTGTGAGAACTTCTATATTTCGGTAAATTACAAATCAGATATGATCAAATATTATTTAAATTCACTTAATAATCATAATTACAATATACACTATATTGAAGAAAAAGAATTTTTAGGGACTGCTGGAAGTATCAAATTGGCAAGAAAGTTCATTGATTCTACTTTCTTTGTAAGCAATTGCGATATTCTTATTGATGATGATTATGCTAATATATTGGATTTTCATAAAGAAAGTAAGAATGAAATAACTATTGTAGCAGCGATAATGCAATCCAGCATCCCTTATGGAGTTCTGGAAACAAATAATGAAGGTCAACTGATAGAGATTAATGAAAAACCGGAATATTATTACAAAATAAACAGTGGCTTATATATCTTGGAGCCAAGTGTTTTTAAATATATTCCAGAAAATAAGCTCTTTCATATTACGGATTTAATTAAATTGTTAATGGAACAGAAAAGGAGAGTTGGCGTTTTTCCTGTGAGTAAAGAGAGTTGGACTGATATGGGTAATTGGGATGAATTTTTGAAACAGGCAAGGATTAAATAA
- a CDS encoding polysaccharide biosynthesis protein, with amino-acid sequence MFTNKLIIITGGTGSFGNAVLRRFLNTEVKEIRIFSRDEKKQDDMRKLYNNPKIKFHIGDVRDYDSVANAMVGVDYVFHAAALKQVPSCEFFPVQAVKTNVLGAENVIRAAIANNAKKLIVLSTDKAVYPINAMGMSKALMEKVMIAYSRQQPENGTVLCGTRYGNVMASRGSVIPLFVEQIKAGKPITITDPDMTRYLMSLEEAVELVIYAYQNGVQGDIFVQKSPASTIKDLAQALIELFEATTEIKIIGTRHGEKKHETLVNREEMAKAIDLTGYYRIPADVRDLNYDKYFSNGEEKVAEVVEYTSENTYRLNVEEVKEKLLTLKYIQDELSSRR; translated from the coding sequence ATGTTTACAAATAAGTTAATAATTATTACGGGTGGAACAGGTTCTTTCGGTAACGCTGTTTTAAGACGGTTTTTAAATACCGAGGTGAAAGAGATTCGCATATTCAGTCGGGATGAGAAAAAACAGGATGATATGCGGAAACTATATAATAACCCTAAAATCAAATTTCATATTGGAGATGTTAGGGATTATGATAGTGTAGCTAATGCAATGGTAGGTGTGGATTATGTTTTTCATGCTGCTGCCCTGAAGCAGGTTCCTTCCTGTGAGTTTTTTCCTGTTCAAGCAGTTAAGACCAATGTTCTGGGCGCTGAAAATGTAATTAGAGCTGCTATTGCCAATAATGCCAAGAAATTAATTGTGCTTTCTACAGATAAAGCTGTTTATCCTATAAATGCAATGGGAATGTCTAAGGCATTGATGGAAAAAGTTATGATTGCCTATTCCAGACAGCAACCGGAAAATGGAACTGTTCTTTGTGGAACAAGATATGGCAATGTAATGGCTTCCAGAGGATCTGTTATACCTCTATTTGTAGAACAAATCAAGGCAGGGAAACCGATTACTATTACAGACCCGGATATGACACGTTATTTAATGTCTCTGGAAGAAGCAGTTGAACTTGTTATTTATGCATATCAGAATGGAGTGCAAGGGGATATTTTTGTGCAAAAGTCACCAGCTTCTACGATAAAAGACCTGGCACAGGCATTGATAGAACTTTTTGAAGCGACGACAGAGATAAAAATAATCGGAACCAGGCATGGAGAAAAGAAGCACGAAACCTTAGTAAATAGAGAAGAAATGGCAAAAGCAATTGATCTTACGGGTTATTACAGAATTCCTGCAGATGTTAGAGACCTGAATTATGATAAATATTTTAGCAATGGGGAAGAAAAAGTTGCAGAAGTAGTGGAATATACTTCGGAAAATACCTATCGGCTGAATGTGGAAGAAGTGAAAGAGAAACTGCTGACCCTTAAATATATCCAGGATGAGCTAAGTTCCCGCAGATGA
- a CDS encoding DapH/DapD/GlmU-related protein, with the protein MSKIISLIEIIDLLKQEIVTVNGDIKNIKVNGIASLDNMDLNKLDWVNPSALNKQTRAEQTNSSAIITDASVSYTEIMQQKGIVQIVVKSPRNAIAMIGNHFFINTYKAYIHPTSIISNKAQIDKTVYIGPNAIIGKCIIGRNSIIHNSVTIENDVIIGDNVIIYSGSVLGTVGLGCYRDEIGNLFTFPHLGRLIIEDNVVIGANCSIARGSLSDTFIGQGTKINALCFIAHNCKLEENVLITGSTMLNGSVSIGRNSTIYSQVIIREQTKIGDNVIIGMGSVVLGDIPSNEVWVGNPAKFLKKR; encoded by the coding sequence ATGTCTAAAATTATATCATTAATAGAAATAATAGATTTACTGAAGCAAGAAATTGTAACAGTAAATGGAGATATCAAAAATATAAAAGTAAATGGAATTGCCTCTTTAGATAATATGGATTTAAATAAGTTAGATTGGGTAAATCCTTCGGCACTTAATAAACAAACAAGAGCTGAGCAAACAAATTCTTCTGCTATTATTACTGACGCGTCCGTAAGTTATACAGAGATAATGCAACAAAAAGGTATTGTCCAAATTGTCGTTAAATCACCAAGAAATGCTATTGCTATGATAGGTAATCATTTTTTTATAAACACTTATAAAGCATATATACACCCTACATCAATAATTTCTAATAAAGCGCAAATAGATAAAACAGTTTATATTGGCCCAAATGCAATTATTGGTAAATGTATTATAGGAAGGAATTCTATCATACATAATTCAGTTACAATAGAAAATGATGTTATTATCGGAGATAATGTAATAATATATTCAGGATCTGTTTTGGGAACAGTTGGACTGGGTTGTTATAGGGATGAAATTGGTAACCTTTTTACTTTTCCTCATTTAGGAAGATTAATAATAGAAGATAATGTTGTTATCGGTGCTAATTGTTCTATTGCAAGGGGTTCTTTATCAGATACTTTCATAGGTCAAGGAACAAAAATCAATGCCTTATGTTTTATTGCTCATAACTGTAAACTTGAAGAAAATGTATTAATAACCGGTTCAACAATGTTGAATGGCTCTGTTTCTATCGGGAGGAATTCCACAATTTATTCACAAGTAATTATCAGAGAACAAACTAAAATTGGTGATAATGTTATAATAGGAATGGGTTCAGTTGTTTTAGGTGATATACCTTCAAATGAAGTATGGGTAGGCAACCCAGCTAAGTTTTTAAAGAAAAGATGA